A genomic stretch from Edaphobacter aggregans includes:
- the purE gene encoding 5-(carboxyamino)imidazole ribonucleotide mutase has protein sequence MSAGPLVGIVMGSRNDYAVMRSAAEMLTEFGVAHEVRVVSAHRTPDLLFEYAETAIARGLRVIIAGAGGAAHLPGMIAAKTVVPVLGVPIPATALQGMDSLLSIVQMPKGVPVGTLAIGSAGAANAGLLAAEILATTDAALQAKLVAWRAARRDEVLAQVVGDEVGA, from the coding sequence ATGAGCGCCGGACCGTTGGTTGGAATAGTGATGGGAAGCCGCAATGATTATGCGGTGATGCGGAGTGCTGCGGAGATGCTGACGGAGTTCGGCGTAGCGCATGAGGTTCGTGTGGTTTCGGCACACCGGACGCCTGATCTGCTGTTCGAGTACGCGGAGACGGCGATCGCACGAGGGCTGCGTGTGATCATCGCTGGAGCTGGTGGCGCGGCGCACCTGCCGGGGATGATTGCAGCGAAGACGGTGGTTCCAGTGCTGGGTGTGCCCATCCCTGCGACAGCGCTGCAAGGGATGGATTCCCTGCTGAGCATTGTGCAGATGCCAAAGGGCGTTCCTGTGGGGACGCTGGCGATTGGCTCGGCGGGCGCGGCGAATGCAGGGTTGCTGGCGGCGGAGATTCTGGCGACGACAGATGCGGCGTTGCAGGCGAAGCTGGTGGCTTGGCGTGCGGCTCGGCGAGATGAGGTGCTGGCGCAGGTCGTTGGCGATGAGGTCGGCGCGTGA
- the purK gene encoding 5-(carboxyamino)imidazole ribonucleotide synthase, which translates to MSTTSSSVAKPILPGATIGIFGGGQLGRMTAMAARAMGYRILVLDPDPACAARFVVDGCIEAGWDDSREAANLARGCDVVTLEIEQISMASMEAAASFAPVRPGGAMLGVIQDRIEQKDWLQRNGFPVGEYRAVRSLEQLREAVNALGGKVFCKSATGGYDGRGQGKVGFNPDAKAEAEIQGAWEALGERAGVVEKAVSLEREISVLVARAPNGEVKVFPAAWNHHEEQILAWSVMPAPLSSAMEAEARRIAEEIADTFQLEGILAVELFCTTDGKLLVNELAPRPHNSYHASERACVTSQFEQLVRAVCDLPLGEVDIVQPAAIANLLGDVWLDADGKLREPRFDAALAVPGVRLHLYEKHLPRKGRKMGHLSAVGASADEAIELVLRAKSLL; encoded by the coding sequence GTGAGCACTACCTCTTCTTCCGTGGCAAAGCCCATTCTGCCGGGGGCAACAATCGGGATCTTCGGCGGCGGACAGCTTGGCCGCATGACTGCGATGGCGGCGCGCGCAATGGGGTATCGCATCCTTGTGCTCGATCCGGACCCCGCGTGTGCGGCGCGGTTTGTCGTGGATGGATGTATAGAAGCTGGGTGGGACGATTCTCGTGAGGCTGCAAATCTGGCGCGTGGATGCGACGTAGTGACATTGGAGATCGAGCAGATCTCGATGGCAAGCATGGAGGCGGCGGCCAGCTTTGCTCCGGTGCGGCCAGGCGGCGCGATGCTGGGCGTGATTCAGGACAGGATTGAACAGAAGGACTGGCTGCAGCGTAATGGATTTCCTGTAGGAGAGTATCGTGCCGTGCGGTCGCTCGAGCAGTTGCGCGAAGCGGTCAATGCGCTGGGCGGCAAGGTCTTCTGCAAGAGCGCGACAGGTGGTTATGACGGGCGCGGGCAGGGGAAGGTTGGGTTCAATCCGGACGCAAAGGCTGAGGCTGAAATTCAGGGGGCCTGGGAGGCCCTAGGAGAGCGGGCCGGAGTGGTCGAGAAGGCTGTCAGCCTCGAGCGCGAGATTTCTGTGTTGGTGGCGCGGGCTCCGAATGGTGAGGTGAAGGTCTTTCCGGCGGCGTGGAATCATCACGAGGAACAGATTCTGGCGTGGAGCGTGATGCCGGCGCCGCTGAGTTCGGCGATGGAAGCCGAAGCGCGGAGAATCGCTGAAGAGATTGCCGATACTTTTCAGCTTGAGGGAATTTTGGCGGTTGAGTTGTTCTGCACGACCGATGGAAAGCTGCTGGTGAACGAGCTGGCTCCTCGACCGCATAACAGCTATCACGCAAGTGAACGGGCATGTGTAACGAGCCAGTTTGAGCAGCTCGTACGTGCCGTTTGCGATCTTCCGCTGGGCGAGGTAGATATAGTGCAGCCCGCGGCGATTGCCAATCTACTGGGCGATGTCTGGCTCGACGCGGATGGAAAGCTTCGCGAACCACGGTTCGATGCAGCATTGGCAGTACCCGGAGTGAGACTGCATCTCTACGAGAAGCATCTGCCACGAAAAGGCCGAAAGATGGGCCACCTGAGCGCGGTGGGGGCGAGCGCCGACGAAGCAATCGAGCTAGTGCTGCGAGCAAAATCTCTGCTGTGA
- the ruvX gene encoding Holliday junction resolvase RuvX, whose protein sequence is MITDRVMALDVGKVRIGIALSDPLGYTAQPLLTLWRKSRGEDLRSLQRLIRKHEVAHIVVGNPLHMSGDQSPWAAKVQQFAEELSARSGLPVELWDERLSSVAAHEILDEAGHDRRDRKHVIDQVAAVVILRGWMESREQRERLKRQAREEQ, encoded by the coding sequence ATGATCACGGACCGGGTGATGGCGTTGGATGTCGGAAAAGTGCGTATCGGTATCGCGCTCTCCGATCCGCTCGGTTACACGGCGCAACCCCTGCTTACTTTATGGCGCAAGAGCCGCGGCGAAGATCTGCGCAGCCTGCAGCGGCTGATTCGCAAACACGAGGTCGCGCACATTGTCGTTGGCAATCCTCTCCATATGTCGGGCGATCAGAGCCCATGGGCTGCAAAGGTGCAGCAGTTCGCCGAGGAGTTGAGCGCTCGCTCCGGACTGCCGGTCGAGCTGTGGGACGAGAGGCTGAGCTCTGTCGCTGCGCACGAGATTCTCGACGAGGCCGGGCACGACCGCCGCGATCGCAAACACGTCATCGATCAGGTAGCCGCCGTCGTCATTCTGCGCGGCTGGATGGAGTCCAGGGAACAACGAGAGCGCCTCAAACGCCAGGCTCGCGAAGAGCAATAA
- a CDS encoding glyoxalase/bleomycin resistance/extradiol dioxygenase family protein — MKTQMVSAVFLTTALAVSMQRSLESSATPPAQNSSPTLTNTCLITNDVKRLTSFYAQALEMEPHKVDDTYVEFRTGTAVLAIFATEAQEKYIPGSAKAGQNNSAILEFKVTDVDHEYVRLQGLVKTWVKKPTTQPWGTRSLYFRDPDGNLVDFFVPATQPKPRR; from the coding sequence ATGAAAACACAGATGGTTTCAGCAGTGTTTCTGACAACGGCATTAGCAGTTTCAATGCAACGCTCCCTGGAAAGTAGCGCTACACCGCCAGCACAGAATTCCTCTCCTACACTGACCAATACGTGTCTCATCACAAACGACGTCAAAAGACTAACTTCCTTCTACGCACAGGCCCTGGAAATGGAGCCGCATAAAGTAGATGACACTTATGTCGAATTTCGAACCGGTACGGCAGTGCTCGCGATATTTGCCACCGAAGCACAAGAAAAGTACATCCCAGGATCGGCAAAAGCGGGACAGAACAATAGCGCGATCCTGGAATTCAAAGTCACCGATGTCGATCACGAGTACGTTCGATTACAAGGGCTTGTGAAGACGTGGGTCAAAAAGCCCACCACCCAGCCTTGGGGCACTCGCTCTCTATATTTTCGTGATCCCGACGGTAATCTCGTAGATTTCTTTGTTCCAGCCACTCAGCCAAAACCGCGACGGTAG
- a CDS encoding 2-oxo acid dehydrogenase subunit E2, which translates to MPTEVVMPQMGESITEGTITKWLKKPGDTVQRDEPLFEISTDKVDAEIPSPSAGTLKEIKIAEGTTVQINTVVATIEEGGSGAAAAKAETAATPSTDTATPSAVDAPAATQGNPAAADVAAAGTKIESGVGTEVLMPQMGESITEGTITKWLKKVGDSVQRDEPIFEISTDKVDAEIPSPVAGTLTEIKVGEGKTVTINTVVAVIGGAAGKAAPAPAAAAPAPAASAPAPVATSAPVAAVGDHPRSSPLVRKIARENDVDLTQVAGTGSAGRITKSDILGHLEGGAKPAAPAPAAVAPAAAKPAAPAPAQPLPGELVPMTKMRSIIAQRMVESKRTSPHVHTVFKVDMTRIVKLREKEKSKYEQRNGVKLTYMPFITRAAIVALRKHPIVNASIDGEAIRYNKNINIGIAVALDWGLIVPVLKQTEEKNFLGIARGIVDVADRARGKKLAPDEISGGTFTLTNSGIFGEQFGTPIINQPQSAILGIGGLNKEAEVLTDKDGNDSIAIRSIQRFTLGFDHRIVDGADAGKFMSDFKAYLENWNEDIG; encoded by the coding sequence ATGCCGACTGAAGTAGTTATGCCCCAGATGGGCGAATCCATCACTGAAGGCACCATCACCAAATGGCTCAAGAAGCCCGGCGACACCGTCCAGCGTGACGAACCGCTCTTCGAGATTTCTACCGATAAGGTCGACGCCGAGATTCCTTCGCCATCGGCTGGGACCCTGAAGGAGATCAAGATCGCCGAGGGGACTACGGTGCAGATCAACACGGTCGTTGCAACGATCGAGGAAGGTGGATCTGGAGCAGCGGCGGCGAAGGCCGAAACTGCGGCGACTCCCTCAACGGACACTGCAACGCCTTCAGCCGTGGATGCGCCAGCAGCAACTCAGGGCAATCCAGCTGCGGCTGATGTCGCAGCTGCGGGCACCAAGATTGAATCGGGCGTCGGCACCGAGGTGTTGATGCCGCAGATGGGCGAATCCATCACCGAAGGCACCATCACCAAGTGGCTCAAGAAGGTTGGCGACAGCGTCCAGCGCGACGAGCCCATCTTCGAGATCTCCACGGACAAGGTTGACGCCGAGATTCCTTCGCCTGTTGCCGGAACCCTTACCGAGATCAAGGTCGGAGAGGGCAAGACCGTTACGATCAACACTGTAGTGGCTGTCATTGGTGGCGCTGCAGGGAAGGCGGCCCCCGCACCGGCGGCTGCAGCACCGGCTCCCGCAGCCTCTGCTCCTGCACCTGTGGCGACTTCAGCTCCAGTAGCTGCAGTTGGCGATCATCCCCGCTCTTCTCCGCTGGTCCGCAAGATCGCGCGCGAGAACGACGTTGACCTCACTCAGGTCGCGGGCACAGGGTCCGCAGGCCGCATCACCAAGAGCGACATCCTCGGCCATCTCGAGGGCGGAGCAAAGCCGGCTGCTCCGGCACCTGCCGCGGTTGCGCCAGCAGCCGCCAAGCCTGCCGCTCCTGCGCCAGCGCAGCCGTTGCCCGGCGAGCTCGTGCCGATGACCAAGATGCGCTCCATCATCGCGCAGCGCATGGTCGAGTCCAAGCGCACCAGTCCGCACGTCCACACCGTCTTCAAGGTGGACATGACGCGCATTGTGAAGCTCCGCGAGAAAGAGAAGTCGAAGTATGAGCAGCGCAATGGCGTCAAGCTGACGTACATGCCCTTCATCACGCGTGCTGCTATTGTTGCGCTGCGCAAGCACCCGATCGTCAACGCGTCGATCGATGGCGAGGCGATTCGCTACAACAAGAACATCAACATCGGCATCGCTGTTGCGCTGGACTGGGGTTTGATTGTTCCCGTGCTCAAGCAGACCGAGGAGAAGAACTTCCTCGGCATCGCACGCGGCATCGTCGATGTAGCTGACCGCGCTCGTGGCAAGAAGCTTGCTCCGGACGAGATCTCCGGGGGCACCTTCACGCTGACCAACTCCGGCATCTTCGGCGAGCAGTTCGGCACGCCGATCATCAACCAGCCGCAGAGCGCGATTCTCGGCATCGGTGGGCTCAATAAAGAAGCCGAAGTCCTCACCGACAAGGACGGCAACGACTCCATCGCCATCCGGTCCATCCAGCGCTTCACGCTCGGCTTCGACCACCGCATCGTTGACGGAGCTGACGCCGGAAAATTCATGTCCGACTTCAAGGCTTATCTGGAGAACTGGAACGAAGACATCGGTTGA
- the lipB gene encoding lipoyl(octanoyl) transferase LipB produces the protein MHINLLHLGRVPYGDALAIQQQVIAARKQNLIADTLLLLEHPPVLTLGRNSVRSNVIASDEFLAQRGIELHEINRGGDVTYHGPGQLVGYPIIDLRGDLPGKKGPHLGPVDYVRLLEEVLIRTCCDFGVMAQRIPKRTGVWTMAGGSILEKKIAAIGVHVSQGVTSHGFALNVTTDLRDFEWIVPCGITDRDVTSLELQADPGLDPARQPTMENALNSAARNFGRVFERQMLWCESLDHLLATRV, from the coding sequence ATGCATATCAATCTTCTCCATCTCGGCCGCGTTCCTTACGGGGACGCTCTTGCGATTCAGCAGCAGGTCATCGCGGCGCGTAAACAGAACCTCATCGCCGATACGTTGTTGCTGCTGGAGCATCCTCCGGTGCTTACGCTCGGGCGCAATTCTGTGCGGTCGAATGTTATTGCTTCGGATGAGTTTCTTGCGCAGCGCGGCATCGAGTTGCATGAGATCAATCGCGGGGGCGATGTTACGTATCACGGCCCCGGCCAACTCGTCGGCTACCCGATCATCGATCTGCGCGGCGATCTTCCCGGCAAGAAGGGGCCGCATCTTGGGCCGGTCGATTACGTTCGCCTCCTCGAAGAGGTGCTGATTCGCACATGCTGTGATTTTGGCGTAATGGCACAGCGCATCCCCAAGCGAACCGGTGTGTGGACGATGGCTGGCGGCAGCATTCTCGAAAAGAAGATTGCGGCGATTGGGGTCCATGTCTCGCAAGGCGTGACCTCGCATGGATTCGCGCTCAACGTCACTACCGACCTCCGCGACTTCGAGTGGATCGTGCCATGCGGCATCACGGACCGCGATGTGACCAGCCTTGAACTCCAGGCGGACCCCGGTCTTGATCCGGCACGACAGCCTACGATGGAGAATGCGCTCAACTCCGCCGCACGCAATTTTGGACGTGTGTTCGAGCGGCAGATGCTCTGGTGCGAGTCGCTGGATCATCTTCTTGCGACTCGAGTATGA
- the lpdA gene encoding dihydrolipoyl dehydrogenase, with translation MADTIFDVVVVGGGPAGYTCAIRASQYGLKAALIDANDRLGGTCLLWGCIPTKAMLFSAELWDHLKHAERYGIDGVTPKLNWKGVLARKDDVISRHVKGLDFLMKKNKITTFKGFGKLTGPAKDGVHTIEAKLADGKTETIKAKKVVLATGSDARVLPGNKPDDTILTNYEILKIAEAPKSLVVIGSGAVGVEFASIFNSFGANVTVLEVLPRVVPVEDEEISKELLRQFKKRGIDVYLSIKDTKIEKNKDGALVTWTDANGKVQSKQAEKVLMAVGRAPRTEGIGLEKTNIKPDRGFVMTNEWMETTEPGVYAIGDIVGGLPQLAHVGSMAGLVVAARMAGKYAKSVNRLRIPGCTYTDPQIASVGLTEAQAKEKGYSVKVGKFPFVGNSKATIVDSHDGFVKVVSDTKYGEILGVHIIGPYATEIIAECVTALELEATVEEMMFTIHAHPTVAEALLDGFSSVEGMAVNV, from the coding sequence TTGGCAGATACGATTTTTGATGTAGTTGTGGTCGGCGGCGGGCCCGCCGGATACACGTGTGCGATCCGTGCCTCACAGTATGGCCTGAAGGCCGCTCTTATCGACGCGAATGACCGCCTTGGCGGCACGTGCTTGCTTTGGGGTTGCATCCCGACCAAAGCGATGCTGTTTTCGGCGGAGCTTTGGGATCACCTGAAGCATGCTGAACGCTATGGTATCGATGGCGTGACCCCGAAGCTGAACTGGAAGGGCGTGCTAGCGCGTAAGGATGATGTGATCTCGCGGCACGTCAAGGGTCTCGACTTCCTGATGAAGAAGAATAAGATCACGACGTTCAAAGGCTTCGGAAAGTTGACCGGCCCGGCGAAGGATGGTGTTCATACCATCGAGGCCAAGCTGGCTGATGGCAAGACCGAGACGATCAAGGCGAAGAAGGTTGTGCTGGCGACTGGCTCAGATGCACGGGTGCTGCCGGGGAATAAGCCGGACGATACGATTCTGACGAACTACGAGATTTTGAAGATTGCCGAGGCGCCGAAGTCGCTAGTGGTGATCGGTTCGGGTGCCGTGGGGGTTGAGTTCGCGTCGATCTTCAATAGCTTTGGGGCGAATGTGACGGTGCTCGAGGTGCTGCCGCGGGTGGTGCCGGTAGAGGATGAAGAGATCTCGAAGGAGCTGCTGCGGCAGTTTAAGAAGCGCGGCATCGATGTGTATCTGTCGATCAAGGACACGAAGATCGAGAAGAACAAGGATGGCGCACTGGTGACGTGGACGGATGCGAACGGCAAGGTGCAGTCCAAGCAAGCCGAGAAGGTGCTGATGGCTGTGGGCCGTGCGCCGCGCACCGAGGGCATCGGGCTTGAGAAGACGAACATCAAGCCGGACCGCGGGTTCGTGATGACGAACGAGTGGATGGAGACGACGGAGCCCGGGGTTTACGCGATTGGCGATATCGTCGGTGGCCTGCCGCAGTTGGCGCATGTTGGCTCGATGGCTGGGCTGGTAGTTGCGGCGCGGATGGCGGGTAAGTACGCCAAGTCGGTGAATCGTCTTCGCATTCCTGGCTGCACGTATACCGATCCGCAGATTGCCAGCGTGGGTCTGACGGAGGCGCAGGCCAAGGAGAAGGGCTACTCGGTGAAGGTTGGCAAGTTCCCGTTCGTTGGGAACTCGAAGGCCACGATTGTCGACTCGCATGATGGCTTTGTGAAGGTGGTTTCGGACACGAAGTATGGCGAGATCCTGGGCGTTCACATCATCGGGCCTTATGCTACGGAGATCATCGCGGAGTGTGTGACAGCGCTTGAGCTTGAGGCCACGGTCGAAGAGATGATGTTTACGATTCACGCGCATCCCACGGTTGCTGAGGCGCTGCTTGATGGCTTCAGCAGCGTGGAAGGCATGGCGGTCAACGTCTAA
- a CDS encoding S41 family peptidase, with product MTAGKTTQVLYKLFVFFLISAGCALAQVTIPDTPAGHTLQAWLDAFNSGDRAKVEAYVTSTDPSNSVDGMLSFRSQTGGFDLLSIESSDPLHIRFRVKEKGGTTTALGNLIVKSGQPPTVATFGLRALPPGAVVENVKIDAAMRKKVVDGIETNLNEYYVEPTVAQQMVDAMKLHAAKGDYDNISDGDELAMRLTKDLQDVSHDKHLRIDFTPFKTPERTGPTPEDEARFHQQMEHANCAFQKVEILPGNIGYIKFDGFMDAGFCGPTVNAAMAFIAHTDAVIFDIRQNGGGQPAMVTLIASYLFDQPKHLIDIYNRKEDSTTQNWTLSYLPGPRLSKQPVFVLTSKRTFSGAEEFAFDLKNQKRATIIGETTGGGAHPVSGHTVADYFNIGVPFAKSLDPVTKTNWEGTGVEPDVKVPAADALTTAQKLAPEKIQAGKSDKK from the coding sequence ATGACAGCAGGAAAGACCACTCAAGTGCTCTACAAACTGTTCGTGTTTTTCCTCATCAGTGCAGGTTGCGCGCTGGCCCAAGTGACTATTCCCGACACTCCAGCCGGCCACACACTTCAAGCCTGGCTCGATGCTTTCAACAGCGGTGACCGCGCCAAGGTCGAGGCCTACGTCACCAGCACTGACCCCTCAAACTCCGTCGACGGCATGCTCTCCTTCCGCAGCCAGACCGGCGGCTTCGATCTTCTGTCCATCGAGAGCAGCGATCCGCTCCACATTCGCTTCCGCGTCAAAGAAAAAGGTGGCACGACAACCGCACTCGGCAATCTCATTGTAAAAAGCGGGCAGCCTCCGACAGTAGCAACCTTCGGCCTGCGCGCTCTACCCCCGGGAGCGGTCGTCGAAAACGTGAAGATTGACGCAGCCATGCGCAAGAAAGTCGTCGACGGCATAGAGACCAACCTGAACGAGTATTACGTCGAGCCCACGGTCGCGCAGCAGATGGTCGACGCAATGAAATTGCACGCAGCCAAGGGCGACTACGACAACATCTCCGACGGCGATGAGCTAGCCATGCGCCTGACCAAAGATCTGCAGGACGTAAGCCACGACAAACACCTGCGTATCGACTTCACCCCCTTCAAAACACCCGAACGAACCGGCCCCACTCCAGAGGACGAGGCTCGCTTCCACCAGCAGATGGAACACGCCAACTGTGCGTTCCAGAAGGTCGAGATCCTCCCAGGCAACATCGGCTATATCAAGTTCGACGGCTTCATGGACGCCGGATTCTGCGGCCCCACCGTCAACGCAGCGATGGCCTTCATCGCCCACACCGACGCCGTCATCTTCGACATCCGCCAGAACGGGGGCGGCCAACCCGCCATGGTCACGCTCATCGCAAGCTACCTCTTCGATCAGCCGAAGCACCTCATCGACATCTACAACCGCAAAGAAGATTCAACCACCCAGAACTGGACGCTCTCCTATCTCCCCGGCCCGCGCCTCTCCAAACAGCCTGTCTTCGTCCTCACATCCAAGCGCACCTTCTCCGGAGCCGAAGAGTTCGCCTTCGACCTCAAAAACCAGAAGCGCGCAACCATCATCGGCGAGACAACAGGCGGAGGAGCCCACCCGGTCTCAGGCCACACCGTAGCTGACTACTTCAACATCGGCGTACCCTTCGCAAAATCGCTCGATCCCGTCACCAAGACCAACTGGGAAGGAACAGGCGTCGAACCGGACGTAAAAGTCCCTGCAGCCGACGCCCTGACCACCGCACAAAAGCTAGCCCCCGAAAAGATTCAAGCCGGCAAGAGCGACAAGAAATAG
- a CDS encoding 2-dehydropantoate 2-reductase produces MARIAIVGVGAIGGVVASLVQSAGRHELVLCVRTPLAELVVETPDGVMRIDATVVTDPDVAPAVDWVMVATKAYDVAGAARWLERLCAKGAPVAVLQNGVEHRERFAPDVAADRIVPVIVDCPAERKSPERIVQRGGMSLKVPEGGLGAEFVELFAGTAADAATVPDWVTVAWRKLCHNSAGVLSALLLRPNEVMHDEAIGEVALQIVRECVAVGRAEGAVLSDAVPDEVLEAYRKAARDGVNSMLADRLAGRPTEIDARNGVIVRVGKRHGVTTPNNAMAVALLEAMTAS; encoded by the coding sequence GTGGCGCGAATTGCGATTGTTGGCGTGGGGGCGATTGGTGGGGTGGTGGCTTCGCTGGTGCAGTCGGCGGGGCGGCATGAGTTGGTGTTGTGTGTGCGCACGCCGCTGGCGGAGTTGGTGGTGGAGACGCCGGACGGTGTGATGCGGATCGATGCGACGGTGGTTACCGATCCTGACGTTGCGCCTGCTGTTGATTGGGTGATGGTGGCGACCAAGGCTTACGACGTTGCGGGTGCGGCGAGGTGGCTGGAACGGTTGTGTGCGAAGGGCGCTCCGGTGGCGGTGCTGCAGAATGGCGTGGAGCATAGGGAACGCTTTGCGCCTGATGTTGCTGCGGACAGGATCGTGCCGGTGATTGTGGATTGTCCTGCGGAGAGGAAGTCTCCGGAGAGGATTGTGCAGCGGGGTGGGATGAGTCTGAAGGTGCCTGAGGGTGGGTTGGGTGCGGAGTTTGTGGAGTTGTTTGCGGGGACGGCTGCCGATGCGGCTACCGTACCTGATTGGGTGACCGTTGCTTGGCGGAAGTTGTGCCACAACTCGGCGGGAGTGCTGTCTGCGTTGCTGCTTCGGCCGAATGAGGTGATGCACGATGAGGCCATCGGCGAGGTTGCTTTGCAGATTGTGCGTGAGTGCGTGGCTGTCGGGCGGGCAGAGGGTGCGGTGCTGAGCGATGCGGTTCCGGATGAAGTGTTGGAGGCTTATCGGAAGGCGGCTCGGGATGGTGTCAACTCGATGCTTGCGGATAGGCTCGCGGGAAGGCCGACAGAGATTGATGCTCGCAATGGCGTGATTGTGCGAGTGGGCAAGAGGCATGGCGTGACGACACCGAATAACGCCATGGCTGTGGCCTTACTTGAGGCGATGACGGCGTCGTAG
- the hemB gene encoding porphobilinogen synthase — translation MNFPVTRMRRLRRTEAMRSLVRETHLHPGALIYPLFICPGEGVRKEIGSMPGVYNLSVDEAMKEAEACAGLGIGGLLLFGLPAEKDEQATGAWAADGIVQTALRAFKKNRALDSLVQIADVCLCEYTSHGHCGVVGRDGDHYEIENDSSVALLAKTAASLAAAGADIVAPSDMMDGRVAAIRNALDGGGHQQIPVLSYASKFASAFYGPFREAADSAPQFGDRRSYQMDGANLREAMREIDQDITEGTDMVLMKPAMPYLDVIRAARERYDVPMGAYQVSGEYSMLHAAFARGWLEPERAMMESLTSIRRAGADFIVTYFAKDAAKVLG, via the coding sequence ATGAACTTTCCTGTTACGCGTATGCGCAGGCTGCGCCGGACCGAGGCGATGCGGTCGCTTGTTCGCGAGACACATCTGCATCCTGGGGCGTTGATTTATCCGCTGTTTATCTGCCCCGGCGAGGGTGTCCGTAAAGAGATTGGGTCGATGCCTGGGGTGTACAACCTGTCGGTTGACGAGGCGATGAAGGAGGCGGAGGCTTGCGCTGGGCTGGGGATCGGCGGGTTGCTGTTGTTTGGTCTGCCAGCGGAGAAGGATGAGCAGGCGACGGGAGCGTGGGCTGCGGATGGGATTGTGCAGACGGCTCTCCGGGCGTTCAAGAAGAATCGTGCGCTGGATTCCCTCGTGCAGATTGCCGATGTTTGTTTGTGCGAGTACACATCGCATGGGCACTGCGGCGTGGTGGGGCGTGATGGTGATCACTACGAGATTGAAAATGATTCGAGTGTTGCGCTGCTGGCGAAGACCGCGGCTTCGTTGGCTGCTGCCGGAGCTGACATCGTTGCTCCGAGCGACATGATGGACGGGCGCGTTGCGGCGATTCGTAATGCGTTGGATGGCGGTGGGCATCAACAGATTCCTGTGCTGAGCTATGCTTCGAAGTTTGCCTCGGCATTCTATGGGCCGTTTCGTGAGGCGGCGGATTCGGCTCCGCAGTTCGGTGATCGGCGCAGCTATCAGATGGATGGAGCGAATTTGCGCGAGGCTATGCGCGAGATCGACCAGGATATTACCGAGGGAACAGATATGGTGCTGATGAAGCCGGCGATGCCGTATCTGGATGTGATTCGTGCGGCGCGGGAGCGGTATGACGTGCCGATGGGGGCGTATCAAGTGTCGGGAGAGTACTCGATGCTGCATGCGGCGTTTGCGCGTGGATGGCTGGAGCCGGAGCGGGCGATGATGGAGTCGCTGACTTCGATTCGCAGGGCTGGCGCGGATTTTATTGTGACTTATTTTGCTAAGGATGCGGCTAAGGTGCTGGGCTAG